Genomic DNA from Topomyia yanbarensis strain Yona2022 unplaced genomic scaffold, ASM3024719v1 HiC_scaffold_15, whole genome shotgun sequence:
ttaaatatgctaattttttctgcgtgtacaacATATCCAcagtaacagccgaaatgacagttGTCAACGATGCTCTCTACCATGAATCTAATTCACACAAGATGTAATAACACAGCAAAGATAATGCTCTATACCTATTGTATCCCCATACCTACTTGACCCCTACTGATCTTTTCTTTATAACGATGTTCAAGCAGATCGAAAGATAAGACACACTGCCACTGCTGTGCTGCTCAAATAACGGTCAACACGCACACACAAAGAAAGAAGAAAATTCCAAAACCTCGAAGAGATAAAGAATGctcaagataaccttgaaaacGGATTGGGTACATTTATTTTACTGCGCTACTCTGCTCGGACTGAAAAAACGTTCGGACGCACTGAGAGTCACTGTACGAATGTAATACATGTCGTGTAAATCTtttaaggtgtaaggatcaacataaTCGAAAATTACAAATTGATTCGATGCCGTTGCTGAAGgtcattaacccattcatgcccatgttgtttgtggacaacaacgttttcaagcagatatttcttttgattgatgcaagatttgctcacaaaaacaagtagggctaataaatgtgaatattgccttttatttgcgcattaacaattacaaggatcagctatagaactgaagttattgcaattagcatgattggattccgatggtgcagtgctgccagggacagtttaccttGACGtcggaaaattaatttttcatatatcttcgttatggtgcaatatttttgaaaactgataaaacttgtcaatttagactgtctgtGACTATGTTTTCCATGCAAATGAACTGTTGCAAATATTCTAGGAGCATTGTGTTGAgcattgaaaggtaaaaattgagcaacttctagcactgcaagtgtagcacctatctttatgaaaaaaggcttttcgtgtttcttgatctcaccgttatcaagaaaaaatagttttgaaaccctatatgcactagaaaaaagttgggcatgaaagggttaagttaATCACGAGGAATAGGAACATTTCAAAGACTTGCATTTAATGATATCCACCCAATCCTCGCTTCAATACAATGTATTAAATAAATtagtataaaaataaattaccaAGACTAGGTGAtcaaattttacaacaaatACCCTATAAAAGCAATTCCATATCCGATGGTTCTGGTTCACTATCAATTTGTTCTTCGTAAATTATTCGGCTGGTAATTTTTTCTTCACTGGCATCGTCTTCCGGTCGATGTTTCGACACTGGTACTTCATCTGGAAACAACTGACAAATCTGTCCCAGTATTTGTTCCTTGAGTTGACTCTGATTCGCTGTCGCTGCTTTGCGATCATCCACCATCGACAGGTCAGAATCACCGTTGCTCCTACTTAACACAATGTCAACCGTTAAAAAATCCAATTAACCAGCTTAAATACCTACATGATCTCCTTCATCGTTCGGTTTTCCTTCGTTAGTTCCTTCAGCTTTTCCAACATTTTCCATCGAACCGCTTTACACTTGCGGTTATTCTGCTCAATTTCACTAATAATTTTTTCCTCCTCGCAACATTGCCGTTGTTTCTCAGCAACAGTGTCGCACAGCATCTCGAATCCTTCAATCGTCCGCTGAGGCCTGCCGTCATCCTACACGTCAGAACAAGGTCTGTATTGAATTACTGTAGACCATTTACACCAAAAGAAAAGAATGTTTTAAATTGCCTACCTCATCTTCACCCCCCTCATCCCTCGTCAGGGCTTCACAACGTGCCTTGAACGATTCCTTAATAGATCCCAAATTATCCAGCAGCTTTGAACGAATCTGCAACAGTACATCGTCCTGTTGTTTCATTTTCTGTAGAATGTTGTAATCGTTACGCAATGTTTCCAGTTCTAGCTGTAGAGTTTCCACCAGTTTGATACGCTGCGCTTCCGGAGAATCTTTCTGTGAATCTGTGGGCAACTCGACTGCACCGGATGCTTTGAGGCTGGCGATTTGTGTATCCTTAGCGGCGATTTCACTACTCATTGTTGAAATTTGTTGTTGCAGTTTTTCCTATCGACGAAACAAAGTAAAATTGATATATGAGCTAATTACTGAAGTTTTTAGTCGTGTTTAGTACAATTGTTGATTTCCTTTCCTGATTACATCGGGTTAGCCGCTTATTTTCGTCCAACGCTGCGTCTAGAGCCGTTTCTGTAAAAAAAAGGATAACTCGTGGCAGATAGGTACGTAAACTGACTTAAAGTGAAATCTTCCCATATTTACCTTTCTCGGCTAACTTCTGGGCTATCTCGAAACTGTCAGTTTCCTCTTTCTCGCGAGCATTGCTAACTTCGATCAGTTGCGTTTTCAGCTTCTCGAGCCGCGTGCTTTGAGAAGTGACCAATTTATTGCTGTTGTTCAGTTCGGTATATTTTTGAGCTAGCTCAGCTCGTAACTCGGCTATCAGTTTGTCCTGCTCCCGTATGCTTTCGTGCGAAACGGTCTCCCGAGAGGTAGAAATCGCACGCAGATTATCCACGTAAGCCTTGAGCTGAGGTAGGTAATGGTTGGTACGTAGTATTAGTAACGTTGGGTTGACGCAAGTAGGTAAAGGGTGTGcagaatcaaattgcatcactttcaaatccctgtaactttttttcaattgggtgttttaaaataaaactttGGGTGTAATTAGTTCAATAGGTATTGTTTACATTGCGTAAGTTTCGCTAGTAATTGTGCAACCATTGAAAAAATTGAGTCGTAAGAACATCAGAGACGCAAATAAATGTTGCGCACGTATGTAAAAAATCCGAATCTCTTTCAcattacttaccttaccgttcaggctagagccttgttgtttcttgctgtatgcagaagcagtctccactccactcggtctattgctgcttgtcgccaacCGCTctgtcttcgaagggtccgcaagtCCTCCTCTATCTTGTCTATCtggtcttcttgttcctgtagggtcgtcctcaatcttcaccgggtcgtcgtccgacattcttacgacgtatCCAGTCCACCGCAAActtcctatttttgcggtatacgcgatggatggttcttccagcagctgatgcaactcatggttcattcgctgcgccacgttccgtcttacatctgcacgccaccatagatggtacgcaacacctttcgttcgaataCTCCAAGGGCGCgctggtcctccacgagcatagtccaggtctcgtgaccgtagaggaccaccggtctaatcagcgtcttgtagataatcaacttcgtgcggtggagaattttgttcgaccggagcatCCTCCGGATTCCAGTAGAGTAGATACGATTTCCCGcaaagatccgtctctgaatttctctgcgggtatcattgtcggcggttaccagtgagcccaaatacacgaattcgtcgtccatctcgatttcgtcaccgtcaatccgaactcgggatgagAGGTTCACATAGGCGTCTCTAGAACCTTTtcttctcatgtattttgtcttcgaaacgtttatggcaagtccaatcctgctggcttcagctttcagtctgatgtacgtttccgacatcgcctcaaagttccgtgccattatgtcaatgtcgtcggcgaagccaagaagctggacggacttcctgaagatcgtgccactcgtgtctatccccgttctccttattacaccttctaacgcaacgttgaacagcaggcactatagaccatcaccttgatgtaaccctcttcgagattcaaagggactcgagagggTCCCTGATACTTGTATagcgcacatcacccgatccatcgtcacttttgactaatcgtgttagcttatcctgAAAAGGCGGcactaagtagtgtgatcgcgcggtagttgcagcaatccaatttgtcaccctttttgtagattgggtaAACGACAacctccatccactcctccggaagaatctcctcctcccaaattttggcgattacccagtgcagcgctctagccagtgtttcaccaccgtatttgaaTAGCTCGCTGCGTAGTTGATCTACGCCGGCAGCTTTGTagtttttcagccgaccgatctcctccttgacttcttgtAAATCAGGGGCGggcagcctatcgtcttctgcgcgtgcttcaagatccgttgccataccgccttcgtcctctgctacttcaccgttgaggtgctcgtcatagtactgcttccacctttcaatcacctcacactcgttcgtaagaaggtCTAAGTCCCTGCACGTAGCCTTTGAgcgaactgttcagcttctcgtagaacttccgtgtgtcgtttacgcggtacagttgttccatcgcttcgcaaactcgttcctcctgttggcgcttctttctccggaggaccgaGGTTTACCTGTTCCGTGCTTGATTGTATCGCTCCACATTCTGTTTCGTTCCTTgctgcagcattctcgcccgtgctgcattcttctcctctattaactgcttacattcgtcatcgaaccattcgtttcctcgattcggagtcgctgtacctagtgccgctatagcagtacttcctatggcgggacggatctccctccagccatcttcaagagtagctgcgcccagctgttcttccgtgggtagtgctgcttccagccgctgtgcgtagtcttgggcaagtcgagagttttgagcgcatgcatactgcaactaggtaatggtccgaatctatattcgcactgcggtagGTACGAACGTTGGTGATACCAGAGAAGAATCGCCCATCAATTAGAACGTGACCGATTTGGTTTTCGGTGCGTTGGacaggtgatctccaggtgactttgtggatatctttgcaaGGGAAGAAGATACATAGGACTACCATGCCACGgcaggctgcgaagttcacgcaCCGTTGGCCGATGTCATTCGATACGGTGTGTTTGGCCCGATTACCGGTCTAAACATTACCTCCCGTCCTACCTGAGCGTTCATATAaccgatgacgattttcacgTCCTGTTGCGAACAGCCGTCGTACACCTCCTCCAGCTTCGCATAGAACACTTCCTACTCGTCGTCGGATCTCTCATCGTGTAGGCAGTGTACGTtaatgatgctgtagttgaagaaacggcccttgatcctcaacttacacatccttgcgttgatcggagtcCATCCAATCAAGCGTTGACGCATCCTACCCAGCACTATAAATCAGGTTCCCAGGTGGTGTCACAGCTCTGATACCGCTCTGATACTGATATTCGCTTTCCGCTTCAGCTTGTCACCGGCCCTTGTAAGCTTCACGAGGCTAGGCGACAAACACTCACGAGTGAAGATTTGACGCTGCCCTTAAAATTTGAAGCCTCATCGTTCGTTCGCAGTTTGCTTATCCAGTAACCTACTGTGAAGCTTTTTTAGTCTTTTAGCTTGGAGCGTTATTCATGGTTAATTAGTGAACACAGTTTTGGCAACTTTTGCGCGAGTTGTTAATGCTTCTGCAGTACTTTATCAGAGCATCGATTTCAGAACGTGGTACAGAATCCGTATCGCCAGGGAGGTAAGCAGATGCGATCACAATAACTTGCTTGCCCCTAGCCATATCGGTGTTATTGCAACGACGTCTCGTTGAATGAATTCTGTAATTGGAGAAAATTTTATCGCTTCGTCTACCAAAACTGCAGCTCTTGGAGTTGACTGGTCTTTACAGTATACTAACTTGTGATGAATTTAAACCAAAGTTTTTGTGCTTTTTCCCCACGGCTCCTGTATAAGAGTGATACCTAGGCGCTCTCTGGTTAACCTCCGGGCAAGGACGCTTGTTGCACCTTTTAAGTGATGAAAGTTGGATGCTGTGAATGCTGCTTATAGTTCTGGTGTTTTTCGGCGGTCGATTTTTGGGACCAATACCTCCTGTCCTTTATTTTGCCAACGGCTAGTGGTAGGTTGTGTTTTGCTCGACATTGCAGAGGCCTTCTTCAGTCTAATATGTGCTTCAGCTGTTGCTGTTCGCGCACCCTCGCCTACAGGCTTCGATCCCCTTCTCCTTGAGAGTCAGTTCGTTAGCCGCATATGGCAGGGTGCTCGCAAGATAGGCTGCCACTGTAATAATATTCATCTGTCTTCATATCTGTGATGTACCTTTGCCTAACTAACACAAATATGCACTGTCGTAGTGTGTGCTAACAAATACATATTATGAGCTAGCATAGGACCGCGTCACTCCATCATCACATAGTTAGTTCACTCTGTACTACCACGCTGAATAAACGTACTTTCTGAAGCTCTTCCCAATACTTAAAACAGCCACCGATTCACTCGCTACCATTTCTGTAGGCTTACTATGAGCAGAAGTCCGTCATGAAGCGTTCGGTGTCGAGCAACCCATAGGAACTTTTTCTGTCCATGATTGTCTAGAACTTTGAAGTTCGGCGAAGACCGCGGCACCCTTCAACTGGCGCATTCTAGCCTTATTGAATACGTAGTTCAGCTGGTTGTGTCAGGAGGTTAACAGTTTCGCTGAAGCCTTGTCTACCATCAACAAAAGCTCTACCGTTTTGAGGCTTCTTATCACGACCGTCCAGCGTTCCGTGCAAAAATTATCGTTCGGATTCTGCACCAGGCGAAAAATGTTTCCATCCGACATGTTGATACTATCGAGAAAATAACCGATGTAAAGCGCCTGTTGAGGAATCTGCGGCGCTTCAACTGCTTTCAATGAACCGCTTTCGGAGGGCTTGATCGCAGTTGTGGCATCTTTCAGTCACTTAGCTGTACCTTTGTATGCACAGACGATTTCGAGAAACTTCCACTTCCAAAACATGGGTCTCGTATACATCTACTCCATGACGCTATCGATCAGCGCGCATCGGGAAGTATTTAACTATTTATGGCTGAGGATATTCGAGGGGGTTGAGGTTGGGCGCTGCTAAATTTTTAATCTAGGATTCCGCCTGTTGATCTTTTTCGGTGGGGTTCCTTCCAGCACTCACTATTATTCGACAACTCGGTGTCCGTAGAACGCTGTCGATTGGCTGGTGTCTGAATAACACCTATGCCAACTATAGAGTTCCGCCTGCCACTTAGGTAACAGGTTACCCATTCTCCTCTTGTGTTATTCTCGGAGTCCTCCGACCCATCGATTGCTCCACTGGACTGATCTATGTTCTTCTTGGTCACTGTCCGATCGTCGTCTCTAGCTGGAGAGTTGAGAATCAACGAAGTTCAGGACACTTCATCCTCCAGCGAGCCACTATTCAGCAGCTTCCCTAGTTTGCTTTCTGCGCAATTCTTCTCCTCTTCCACCTCCATCACTACAGTCTCCACCAAACTAAATGCTCCGTTTGTGTTCTCACGAATAGCTTGGGAAAGAAGGTCAACCCTGTCAGAGCGCCACTTGACAAGGTAAGAGCAAAAATATTGTGGAGTGTGCTCCGGTACCCACCGGTTCCGCTTGCTATTTGTCATCACTTTGATTTCCAGTCATAGTTTTACGTAGGGCTGAGGTTCGACGTGTTGAGAccgagggattgcccttcctataATCATTCTTAGGGttagaccgttccaacatcaaattatggtcttgtcaattttggtcttgtcaaactgcaaatgactTGAAAACCCAAGATGATGCCAGAAAAGGTATAGGCACTcgtaaagcgagagttttggttttacgaTTGGCAAGATCGACATTGCGTAAATACTACTTCATTTCCCAAAAAAAgctattattaaaaataaatttaattcaaacataaagttttgaatatagaaactagtgctATCAGTCCTTTTGAGGTACTCAAGGTGTTTGccaccaataatattattgtacacacatgcatactagattggctcgcggttgtatgggaaaacttcaaaatgatttaaactagcgggcacagcactttttgagttgcttttgtggtcccaaattcctgtgcaaaatttggtagcggttggttgcttcccgggtttgcgcattgcgttcaaaatttgtatgggattttatatggggaaatcaattattttgcatttgtgttaataaagatcgctatttcactcaatatgaaaaatcggctttataaaactatagttcaaaccttggttaacaactttgccgaaaaccataactagctacgagttttcaaaacttatggtaaaacgattttaaaacttatggtaaaatccaaatgcagaaattgattactttttctaacactgccggtgcaccaccgacatcgacattaaaaacttaaataaatgagaatgtaTTCATTGCAGaaacttggtacctttgaatgaaatattcagaatgaattgctaaATAACATAgatgtagtcagaaaatgaaaaggagAGGGGGggttgtgtactccccagtcccttttTTGATTGCTTCGtgtaagacaaagaatcattacgtccttgtaaatgtcaacgactgaactttcgTAATATTTTGCATGAACCaaactcaatttcataaaaaaaaacgcttgtttgaagtaactatcctggtttcgttcctagattctcaaacgaaaacttcaatagaaacaattccgagGCTTCAAAGAATCTAagtatatgcatttttttttaaattctgactgaacggctaagaaatatggttttaaaatatgtaaagcttataaaccgttgtaccattttaaatgagataacagtaaagcccttaaatagtagcactcaaacacgtaagaataatttttaatttggcggtataaacctgcgttgaagatgtgctccttatgttatactaaactatctaaaaaggaAACTGGGAAGTACACAAGCCACACCCCCTCTCCTTTGACTTTTCTAACTACGTCTATGTttttcagcaattcattctgaacattttatTCAAAGGTACCAAATCTCTGCaatttaaagtatcggtgtcgtggtgtactgacagtgttggaagaaataatgaatttacGCATTTGgattaccataagttttaaaatcgttataactattttttgaaaactcgtagctagttaccgtctttgacaaagttgttaaccaaggtttgtaCTATAGTTTTATacagctggtttttcatatttagtgaaatagcgatctttattatgtaaatgcaaaataattgatttctccatataaaatcccatacaaactttgaacgcaatgcgcaaacccgggaagcaaccgaccgctcccaaactttgcacaggcatttgggaccacaaaaggacctcaaaaagtgctgtactgaaaaatgtcatattcgagccactctaatgcatacaccttatgcagattatcttgaatgTTTTGCGTCTGTCAAATCTGCGactcttcttattcttatgCGGATACGCTCTTCTTCCCTTTGAGACAGACCCTCGGCTGAGACCCCCTCCCTACGCAATCGATTTCGTGGACACTGTGACGCactgattgtttcggatattatgacgcaTAAGAACTGCGTCGTAATGTCCCAATGTTGTATAACCTGTGATGTTATGACGCAATACCTATGCGTCATAACATCCAAAACAATGAGTGTGTCATATTATCCCGAATTTTATCACGCATTACCTCTATGTCATATTATCTCAATATCAGTGTGCATTATAGGATCCCGGACATTATAACGTAGGACTACTTTCGAACGTTGCGACACAAGAATGGCTTGGGATGTTATAACGCATTCTTGCTTGCAGATCTTATGATGCACACTCTTGTGCGTCATATTGTCCCGGACGTCATGACGCTCCATATTTTGGGACGTTATGACCTGAAACGTTATGACGCAGTACCTTTCCGTCATAACATCCGACGCTATGAGTGCGTCCCAGTGTCCATGATATCCATTGCGTCGTAAAATCCGAAAACGACGTGCGTCGTACAACCTGGCACATTATGACGCATCTCATTTTTGGATTCTGTGACGCACCCGTTATTTCATATGACCTGGAACCTTAAAATATCCGTAACTATGAGTACATCATATAATCCCGGACATTATGGAGCAATACCTCTGCTCCATAATATCGCAATACCAGCTTTCATCATAAGATCCCGGACATAATGACACAACACCTCTTCCGGACATTATTACCAGAACCCTACCCGTGCCAGCAAACTAGAACTTTCAGcttgggcaagagaccaactaTTAAATGACTGGTGTAACGTACCAGGTGCTCGAAAAGCTAAGCAAATCGTACATCCAGATACAACAAGCtgccaaaaaactaatggatcttAAACGAAAAGACCTGcgtataatcacaggtttatttatAGGGGATTGTCCTGTTATGTATCACctgaaaaaatggtaaaagtcaagatgacatttgtcgattcTGTAACAACGAGCTCGAaagctcggaacatattctctgccattgtgCCGAATTATTTCTGCAAAGAAAACGACACTCCAGAAGCCATCTTATCGTGTCCGTTTAGGACAGGTATAGCATACCTGCCCAAGTaataattgaagttttatagcatgctagaAGTGTAAGactggctataaaactatcataaaacctcaattgctaCTAGGGTGTCCtaaacggatcctcagctacattggattcaactcgcttccaactaaaTTGGATAtgggcaatttgtaacatgtagagcaaacagggtcagccacaaaagataacctgaaagtggtcgcagtggcagtTTCCCCTAACAATAAAATACCCCGGGGGCACCAAGAACCATCATAAGGGGCCAATAGGGTCAAAGTTACTTTGATTGGTTATTAGTATTCTAGACCCGCTAATCCAAATAATTTTGTTTCCATTATGCATCATTTGGGCATCAtggtaactccggaatcggaagttcAATCCactaaaattcaatt
This window encodes:
- the LOC131694782 gene encoding ankyrin repeat domain-containing protein 24-like isoform X1, coding for MSDINSKLSRAFKTTKEITSKINSGLPRRAATPTTSVSRQISRTTSRQSTMDITESRPTSWSRPVIKKSSSLLSSTSKIGIPDDKIQQGLHKPGTLPKYLRSKRPATVHSSFKPTDVTKRKNDESHDSSQKQIAQDKKRFDKFKADIGEKIQKYSNSKEALTKDSRIQSDQSVIPAAEGALEQAIAHFCAEPDQIVTTEGPPCGGAGDVNQVQTLLLTREAELTELNGKMRQLEEKCNCLEEDCRTQIERALDLDCQLRAKTALVQEREAEIDKLKAYVDNLRAISTSRETVSHESIREQDKLIAELRAELAQKYTELNNSNKLVTSQSTRLEKLKTQLIEVSNAREKEETDSFEIAQKLAEKETALDAALDENKRLTRCNQERKSTIEKLQQQISTMSSEIAAKDTQIASLKASGAVELPTDSQKDSPEAQRIKLVETLQLELETLRNDYNILQKMKQQDDVLLQIRSKLLDNLGSIKESFKARCEALTRDEGGEDEDDGRPQRTIEGFEMLCDTVAEKQRQCCEEEKIISEIEQNNRKCKAVRWKMLEKLKELTKENRTMKEIIRSNGDSDLSMVDDRKAATANQSQLKEQILGQICQLFPDEVPVSKHRPEDDASEEKITSRIIYEEQIDSEPEPSDMELLL
- the LOC131694782 gene encoding ankyrin repeat domain-containing protein 24-like isoform X2, yielding MSDINSKLSRAFKTTKEITSKINSGLPRRAATPTTSVSRQISRTTSRQSTMDITESRPTSWSRPVIKKSSSLLSSTSKIGIPDDKIQQGLHKPGTLPKYLRSKRPATVHSSFKPTDVTKRKNDESHDSSQKQIAQDKKRFDKFKADIGEKIQKYSNSKEALTKDSRIQSDQSVIPAAEGALEQAIAHFCAEPDQIVTTEGPPCGGAGDVNQVQTLLLTREAELTELNGKMRQLEEKCNCLEEDCRTQIERALDLDCQLRAKTALVQEREAEIDKLKAYVDNLRAISTSRETVSHESIREQDKLIAELRAELAQKYTELNNSNKLVTSQSTRLEKLKTQLIEVSNAREKEETDSFEIAQKLAEKETALDAALDENKRLTRCNQERKSTIEKLQQQISTMSSEIAAKDTQIASLKASGAVELPTDSQKDSPEAQRIKLVETLQLELETLRNDYNILQKMKQQDDVLLQIRSKLLDNLGSIKESFKARCEALTRDEGGEDEDDGRPQRTIEGFEMLCDTVAEKQRQCCEEEKIISEIEQNNRKCKAVRWKMLEKLKELTKENRTMKEIMSNGDSDLSMVDDRKAATANQSQLKEQILGQICQLFPDEVPVSKHRPEDDASEEKITSRIIYEEQIDSEPEPSDMELLL
- the LOC131694782 gene encoding ankyrin repeat domain-containing protein 24-like isoform X3, giving the protein MSDINSKLSRAFKTTKEITSKINSGLPRRAATPTTSVSRQISRTTSRQSTMDITESRPTSWSRPVIKKSSSLLSSTSKIGIPDDKIQQGLHKPGTLPKYLRSKRPATVHSSFKPTDVTKRKNDESHDSSQKQIAQDKKRFDKFKADIGEKIQKYSNSKEALTKDSRIQSDQSVIPAAEGALEQAIAHFCAEPDQIVTTEGPPCGGAGDVNQVQTLLLTREAELTELNGKMRQLEEKCNCLEEDCRTQIERALDLDCQLRAKTALVQEREAEIDKLKAYVDNLRAISTSRETVSHESIREQDKLIAELRAELAQKYTELNNSNKLVTSQSTRLEKLKTQLIEVSNAREKEETDSFEIAQKLAEKETALDAALDENKRLTRCNQERKSTIEKLQQQISTMSSEIAAKDTQIASLKASGAVELPTDSQKDSPEAQRIKLVETLQLELETLRNDYNILQKMKQQDDVLLQIRSKLLDNLGSIKESFKARCEALTRDEGGEDEDDGRPQRTIEGFEMLCDTVAEKQRQCCEEEKIISEIEQNNRKCKAVRWKMLEKLKELTKENRTMKEIM